A genomic segment from Ruegeria sp. TM1040 encodes:
- a CDS encoding GNAT family N-acetyltransferase has product MSPSIVVTRDLDTCLTLRFEVFVDEQGVPVEEERDALDDTATHLLALQDGVPVGTARVVFQDDIAKIGRVCVVKSARGTGLGAKLIEACVAAAQEREGITKAKLGAQTHAIGFYEKLGFEAFGPVYLDAGIDHRDMMKPL; this is encoded by the coding sequence ATGAGCCCCTCGATTGTTGTGACCCGAGACCTCGACACCTGCCTGACGCTCAGATTTGAGGTCTTTGTCGATGAACAGGGTGTCCCTGTCGAAGAAGAGCGCGACGCGCTGGACGACACCGCCACGCATCTCTTGGCCCTGCAAGACGGTGTGCCGGTGGGAACCGCACGCGTGGTGTTTCAGGACGATATCGCCAAGATCGGGCGCGTCTGCGTTGTGAAGTCTGCGCGAGGAACAGGACTTGGCGCCAAACTGATCGAAGCCTGCGTCGCGGCTGCACAGGAACGGGAAGGGATTACAAAAGCCAAGCTCGGCGCGCAGACTCATGCCATCGGCTTTTATGAAAAGCTGGGTTTTGAGGCCTTCGGTCCCGTGTATCTGGATGCAGGGATCGATCACCGTGACATGATGAAACCGCTCTGA
- a CDS encoding ABC transporter permease — MALTPVQNQTPAFTAAVSAGAGAFFGLFVGTAQGSGLLGLVIGAVLLGALGFVFASMTAQEKPIRWAVLVAFAIAGFVLGGLPALVIGALFGWFAGWFIFWLATSRYRATLVPYLTPGQVLWHYTFRVICGAIFVFLITPILVVMPLSFNAEDFFTFTPEMLRFDPEGYSLKHYRDFFTNADWQQALWNSLSIAPMATLLSVGFGTLAAIGLSQPHVPFRRAIMAILISPMIVPLIISAAGMYFFYSRIGLQGTYFGVVLAHAALGIPFVIITVTATLVGFDRSLTRAAANMGAGPVTTFFRVQMPLILPGVISGGLFAFITSFDEVVVVLFVGSAGQKTLPWQMFTGLREQISPTILAVATILVVISICLLTTVEMLRRRSERLRGMSPS, encoded by the coding sequence ATGGCACTTACACCTGTTCAAAACCAAACCCCCGCTTTCACCGCCGCAGTGTCGGCCGGCGCAGGGGCCTTCTTTGGCCTCTTCGTGGGTACAGCTCAGGGATCGGGCCTGCTTGGCCTGGTCATCGGAGCGGTCCTTCTAGGCGCACTCGGATTTGTGTTCGCATCTATGACAGCGCAGGAAAAACCGATCCGCTGGGCCGTTCTGGTCGCTTTTGCGATTGCTGGCTTTGTGCTCGGCGGCCTTCCTGCGTTGGTGATCGGCGCGCTCTTTGGCTGGTTCGCTGGCTGGTTCATCTTCTGGCTTGCCACATCGCGCTATCGCGCAACCCTCGTTCCGTATCTGACACCGGGGCAAGTGCTTTGGCACTATACGTTCCGGGTCATCTGTGGTGCGATCTTTGTGTTCCTGATCACGCCGATCCTTGTTGTGATGCCGCTGTCGTTCAACGCGGAAGACTTCTTTACCTTCACGCCGGAAATGCTGCGGTTTGATCCCGAAGGCTACTCACTCAAGCACTATCGCGACTTCTTCACGAATGCGGACTGGCAGCAGGCGCTGTGGAATTCGCTTTCGATTGCTCCGATGGCGACGCTCCTGTCCGTGGGTTTTGGAACGCTGGCCGCAATCGGTCTCAGCCAGCCTCATGTGCCTTTCCGTCGCGCGATCATGGCGATCCTGATTTCGCCGATGATTGTGCCGCTGATCATTTCGGCTGCGGGCATGTACTTTTTCTACAGCCGGATCGGCCTGCAGGGCACCTACTTTGGCGTGGTTCTGGCGCATGCGGCACTGGGCATTCCCTTTGTGATTATCACCGTGACCGCGACGCTTGTGGGATTTGACCGTTCTTTGACCCGCGCTGCGGCGAACATGGGCGCTGGTCCTGTGACCACGTTCTTCCGGGTGCAGATGCCGCTCATTTTGCCTGGCGTGATTTCGGGTGGCCTTTTTGCATTCATCACGTCGTTCGACGAAGTGGTCGTGGTGCTCTTTGTCGGCTCGGCAGGTCAGAAAACGCTACCATGGCAGATGTTTACTGGCCTACGTGAGCAGATCTCGCCCACGATCCTTGCAGTCGCAACAATCCTAGTGGTGATCTCGATCTGTCTGCTGACCACCGTGGAGATGCTGCGGCGGCGGAGTGAACGGCTTCGAGGCATGAGCCCGAGCTAA
- a CDS encoding lytic murein transglycosylase: MRSWIKTALWLGVVLPAGAALAASETEAIKDRLRPEERPQQAYDTAGSLALASLTTIRPMARKSVAPAAQDALAPAREVDGDANAGFQRWITAFKIRAQTQGIGAATLRAAFNGVTYDASVIKRDRNQSEFTKTIWDYLDSAASESRVRNGTKALDAHRNTLERIEKHFGVDKEIVVAVWGLESSYGSFRGDMDIIRSLATLAYDGRRGDFFEEQLIAALKIIEAGDVNPRTMTGSWAGAMGHTQFIPTSYLDYAVDFTGDGKRDIWSDTPTDALASTAAYLKAFGWVTGQPWGIEVVLPRGFDFTLANRKIQKSPREWADLGVRATDGRPIKDHGVASILLPAGGTGAAFMIFKNFSVLERYNTADAYVIGVGHLSDRLKGGEKIKGSWPRGDRALTFTERKELQERLTRAGFSTEGIDGRIGPKTIAAVRAYQSAKGLMPDGYASLSLLEKLR, from the coding sequence ATGCGCAGTTGGATAAAGACCGCGCTGTGGCTTGGGGTGGTCTTGCCCGCAGGTGCAGCGCTCGCAGCGAGTGAAACAGAGGCTATAAAGGACCGGCTGCGCCCAGAAGAGCGCCCGCAGCAGGCATACGACACCGCCGGATCGCTCGCGCTGGCGTCCCTTACCACAATCCGGCCCATGGCTCGCAAAAGCGTCGCGCCAGCCGCGCAAGACGCACTGGCCCCTGCACGCGAGGTAGACGGTGATGCCAATGCCGGGTTTCAACGCTGGATCACGGCATTCAAGATCCGCGCCCAAACGCAGGGAATCGGAGCGGCGACGCTTCGCGCGGCATTCAACGGCGTCACATATGATGCCTCCGTCATCAAACGTGATCGTAATCAATCCGAATTCACCAAAACGATCTGGGACTACCTCGACAGTGCGGCGTCCGAGAGCCGTGTTCGGAACGGAACCAAGGCTCTGGATGCGCATCGCAACACATTGGAACGCATCGAAAAACATTTTGGTGTCGACAAGGAAATCGTGGTTGCTGTCTGGGGGCTCGAGAGCAGCTACGGTAGCTTTCGGGGCGATATGGATATCATTCGCTCGCTGGCGACGCTTGCCTATGACGGCAGACGCGGCGACTTTTTCGAGGAGCAGCTAATCGCCGCACTCAAGATCATCGAGGCAGGCGATGTGAATCCCCGCACGATGACCGGCAGTTGGGCAGGCGCGATGGGGCACACACAATTCATCCCCACCAGTTATCTGGATTACGCGGTGGACTTTACCGGTGATGGAAAACGCGACATTTGGTCGGACACGCCCACGGACGCGCTGGCCTCTACCGCAGCCTATCTCAAAGCATTCGGATGGGTCACTGGCCAGCCCTGGGGCATCGAAGTTGTCTTGCCGCGTGGCTTTGATTTCACACTGGCCAACCGCAAGATCCAAAAGAGCCCTCGGGAATGGGCAGACCTTGGCGTGCGCGCGACTGACGGCCGCCCGATTAAGGATCATGGCGTCGCGTCGATCCTCTTGCCCGCCGGAGGCACTGGCGCTGCCTTCATGATTTTCAAGAACTTCTCGGTGCTTGAACGGTACAACACTGCGGATGCCTATGTCATCGGGGTGGGTCATCTCAGCGATCGGCTGAAGGGAGGCGAAAAGATCAAAGGGAGTTGGCCGCGCGGTGATCGAGCGCTGACCTTCACGGAACGCAAGGAGCTGCAAGAACGTCTGACCCGCGCCGGGTTCAGCACCGAAGGAATAGATGGTCGAATTGGTCCCAAGACCATCGCTGCCGTGCGCGCCTATCAAAGCGCAAAGGGCCTCATGCCAGATGGGTATGCATCGTTGTCTCTTCTGGAGAAGCTCCGCTAA
- a CDS encoding Hint domain-containing protein — MSWLGLWHKEAQYFDAAGLTPSVERSCLLLREADALLPRGALVLEVSLPELRKPEPLVLFERGGDWPLRFQLSAVPGGGINLVLEQYGAVFHQTLNPTKRGRADQVRLTYNWDAPAFEGQLALEWLDGDRAEIADIHAPRPWRLADLEALIEGGPHCFIASGVEYIALSDQPEPVGPMPGLSPFTPVETETGARPIKDLRRGDLLRCASGDLVPVLHKIEREVPAVGSFCPVQLRAPYFGLTQDITVAPFQRMVLTGSEVEYLFGCEAVLAPAEMLAATRTARRVLPAGPITTYAQVILPGHEVPVVAGLGVESLFLGRIRRDRSALGASLFAGLDRNSLPEHAQPRYPVVRAFDAAILAEHRTA; from the coding sequence ATGAGCTGGCTCGGTCTATGGCATAAAGAGGCGCAGTATTTCGACGCCGCTGGACTCACCCCGTCGGTAGAACGCAGCTGTCTCTTGTTGCGCGAAGCCGATGCACTGTTGCCGCGGGGCGCGCTGGTTCTGGAGGTGAGCCTGCCGGAATTGCGCAAACCCGAACCCCTGGTGCTGTTTGAGCGTGGAGGCGACTGGCCTTTGCGATTTCAGCTCTCGGCGGTGCCGGGGGGCGGTATCAATCTGGTGCTGGAGCAATATGGCGCGGTGTTTCACCAAACGCTGAACCCGACCAAGCGGGGGCGTGCGGATCAGGTGCGGCTGACCTACAACTGGGACGCTCCGGCGTTTGAAGGCCAGCTTGCGCTCGAATGGCTTGATGGAGATCGGGCCGAAATCGCGGATATTCATGCCCCACGCCCCTGGCGGCTTGCGGATCTTGAGGCTTTGATTGAAGGGGGGCCGCACTGCTTTATCGCCTCCGGCGTCGAATACATTGCACTTTCTGATCAGCCGGAGCCGGTGGGGCCGATGCCCGGCCTCTCGCCGTTTACACCGGTGGAAACGGAAACGGGGGCGCGACCGATCAAGGACCTGCGTCGAGGTGACTTGCTGCGCTGCGCAAGTGGTGATTTGGTCCCCGTCTTGCATAAAATCGAACGTGAAGTGCCAGCGGTGGGCAGCTTTTGTCCCGTGCAGCTTCGGGCGCCATATTTCGGCCTGACACAGGATATTACCGTCGCGCCTTTCCAACGCATGGTGCTCACCGGGTCTGAGGTTGAATATCTCTTTGGATGTGAGGCTGTGCTTGCGCCGGCAGAAATGCTTGCGGCCACGCGCACCGCCCGTCGGGTCTTGCCCGCGGGGCCGATCACGACCTATGCGCAGGTGATCCTGCCCGGCCATGAGGTGCCAGTTGTGGCGGGGCTCGGGGTCGAGAGCCTTTTTCTGGGGCGCATTCGGCGCGACCGTTCCGCACTTGGGGCCAGCCTCTTTGCAGGGCTAGATCGCAACTCTCTGCCAGAACACGCACAGCCGCGCTACCCCGTGGTGCGCGCGTTTGATGCCGCAATCCTTGCAGAACATCGCACCGCCTGA
- a CDS encoding glutathione S-transferase family protein, translating to MLTLMTHGGGDGFYSYSMFCTKAALLLQMSGATWQRQDVFDPAELDAMPHQKLPVVRDETDALIPDSEGIRRFLEAKGANFDQGLSAAQKGQSRALIRMIDESLWTQLMCARWLEDEGWAGMLQSVFAGVPEEPLNLFREKVVEGLHFTGHSRFDRAERLQRLEQDLCALEDFLGDQHFLFGDHMTAADCSAAPMLEALSRAPAAPQVVEVTRRHGKLLAYVTRVLDRGALELPQAA from the coding sequence ATGTTGACCCTTATGACCCATGGCGGCGGTGACGGATTTTACAGCTACAGCATGTTTTGCACCAAGGCGGCGCTGTTGCTGCAGATGTCAGGTGCGACCTGGCAACGGCAGGATGTTTTTGATCCGGCGGAGCTCGACGCGATGCCGCACCAAAAGCTTCCGGTGGTGCGGGACGAGACTGACGCCTTGATCCCCGACAGCGAAGGCATCCGCCGTTTTCTCGAAGCCAAAGGCGCGAACTTCGACCAAGGTCTTAGCGCCGCTCAAAAGGGCCAGTCCCGCGCGCTCATCCGCATGATCGACGAATCGCTCTGGACACAGTTGATGTGCGCGCGCTGGCTCGAAGACGAAGGCTGGGCCGGGATGCTGCAGTCAGTGTTTGCAGGGGTGCCCGAAGAGCCGCTGAACCTCTTTCGCGAGAAGGTGGTTGAAGGGCTTCATTTCACTGGGCACTCGCGTTTTGATCGTGCGGAACGCCTGCAGCGTCTGGAGCAGGATCTTTGCGCGCTCGAAGATTTTCTTGGCGATCAGCACTTCTTGTTCGGTGATCATATGACGGCAGCGGATTGTTCTGCGGCACCGATGCTCGAGGCGCTGTCCCGCGCTCCCGCCGCGCCGCAGGTGGTTGAGGTCACGCGACGCCACGGAAAGCTCCTGGCCTATGTCACACGCGTGCTGGATCGTGGCGCGCTCGAATTGCCCCAAGCTGCATAA
- a CDS encoding helix-turn-helix transcriptional regulator translates to MTKTERLFRLMQTLRQLPPPVTAEQLAQDLGVSARTIHRDIDALRALGAVIDGAAGFGFTLIEDATLPPLGFGATELEALVLGLCEVQQKGDPDLAEAARTALRKLRARLPQSQAKRLQHAVLSAHSFAPPLTPTVDAAELRQATWDEREVGFDYVDVKGAVTQRHVKPLGLVYFDKSSVLVAWCRLRQDFRVFRLDRMTSLEVTQISFRPHRVRLYREALDHLRNQSLG, encoded by the coding sequence ATGACAAAAACCGAACGGCTCTTTCGATTGATGCAAACCCTGCGCCAGCTGCCACCCCCCGTGACAGCAGAGCAGCTTGCTCAGGACCTCGGTGTCTCAGCCAGAACCATTCACCGAGACATCGATGCGCTTCGGGCTCTTGGGGCTGTAATTGATGGCGCGGCCGGATTTGGCTTCACCTTGATCGAGGATGCGACGCTACCCCCACTGGGCTTTGGGGCAACCGAACTCGAAGCGCTGGTGCTGGGCCTTTGCGAGGTCCAACAAAAGGGCGACCCTGATCTTGCCGAGGCAGCCCGCACCGCCCTTCGCAAGCTGCGCGCCCGCCTGCCGCAAAGTCAGGCAAAACGGCTGCAGCACGCAGTATTGTCTGCCCATAGTTTTGCCCCCCCGCTCACTCCAACTGTCGATGCAGCTGAGCTACGGCAAGCCACCTGGGACGAGCGGGAAGTGGGTTTTGACTATGTGGACGTCAAAGGTGCAGTCACACAACGGCATGTCAAACCGCTGGGGCTGGTCTATTTCGACAAGTCCTCAGTGCTGGTGGCCTGGTGCCGACTCAGACAAGACTTCAGGGTCTTCAGACTTGATCGGATGACGTCACTCGAGGTCACGCAGATCTCTTTTCGTCCCCATCGTGTTCGGCTGTACCGTGAGGCACTTGATCATCTGCGCAATCAGTCCCTCGGTTGA
- the dapE gene encoding succinyl-diaminopimelate desuccinylase, translated as MTTTDPVQLTADLVRCPSVTPTEGGALVLLERLLTDAGFSCTRVDRGEVCNLFARWGDKAHARTFGFNGHTDVVPIGDEAAWTHDPFGAEIVEGVMYGRGTTDMKSGVAAFAAAAIDFVQDTPPDGAVVLTITGDEEGDAVDGTTALLDYMDAAGEKMSVCLVGEPTCPNHMGEMIKIGRRGSMTAWFTVTGVQGHSAYPHRANNPMNGLARLMDRLGSHQLDEGSEHFDASTLAIVTIDTGNPATNVIPAQGRAAVNIRFNDLHSGASLTDWLQGEADKVAKEFGLEVDMKVQISGESFITPPGDLSDLVSRAVQTETNQAPELSTTGGTSDARFVKSHCPVVEFGLVGKTMHQVDENVDVAHIHQLKSIYSRILKDYFS; from the coding sequence ATGACCACAACAGACCCCGTTCAGCTCACCGCAGATCTTGTGCGTTGTCCTTCGGTCACGCCAACCGAGGGTGGTGCGCTGGTCCTTTTGGAGCGCCTTCTGACGGACGCGGGTTTTAGCTGCACACGGGTTGACCGGGGTGAGGTCTGCAATCTCTTTGCCCGCTGGGGCGACAAGGCGCATGCGCGTACCTTTGGGTTCAATGGCCACACTGACGTGGTGCCCATCGGGGACGAAGCGGCCTGGACTCACGATCCCTTTGGCGCCGAGATTGTCGAAGGCGTCATGTATGGCCGTGGGACAACCGACATGAAGTCCGGTGTTGCTGCCTTTGCGGCGGCAGCCATAGACTTTGTTCAGGACACACCACCCGATGGCGCAGTGGTGCTGACCATCACAGGTGATGAGGAAGGCGACGCTGTGGATGGAACCACGGCATTGCTGGACTACATGGACGCAGCGGGCGAGAAGATGTCCGTTTGCCTCGTGGGAGAGCCCACGTGCCCCAATCATATGGGTGAGATGATCAAGATCGGTCGTCGCGGCTCGATGACCGCGTGGTTCACTGTGACCGGCGTGCAGGGACATTCGGCCTATCCGCACCGTGCGAACAACCCGATGAACGGGCTCGCGCGCCTGATGGACCGACTCGGCAGCCATCAACTGGATGAGGGCTCAGAGCACTTCGACGCCTCTACACTGGCAATTGTCACCATCGACACCGGCAACCCGGCAACCAATGTGATCCCGGCGCAGGGCCGTGCCGCGGTGAACATCCGCTTCAATGATCTGCACTCGGGGGCGTCGCTTACAGATTGGCTGCAAGGCGAAGCAGACAAAGTGGCCAAAGAGTTTGGTCTTGAGGTCGATATGAAGGTTCAGATCTCGGGTGAAAGTTTCATCACCCCGCCGGGCGATCTGTCGGATCTGGTCTCTCGGGCCGTGCAGACCGAAACCAACCAAGCACCGGAACTCTCCACCACCGGGGGCACCTCAGACGCGCGATTTGTGAAGTCCCATTGTCCGGTTGTGGAATTTGGCCTCGTCGGCAAGACCATGCACCAGGTGGATGAGAACGTGGATGTGGCCCATATCCACCAACTGAAATCCATCTACTCCCGCATCCTGAAGGACTATTTTTCATGA
- the rnr gene encoding ribonuclease R yields the protein MARIPTKAEILEWISAHPTQTSKRDIAKAFGIKGAERIDLKRVLKELEAEGHLEKRKRSYTDPDRLPPVSVLLVKAPDENGDLFAQPLEWHGEGIEPIVMVIPRASDPALGEGDRILARLTVVQEEDHNYEARLIRRIGTNPKRILGIFRQGSEGGRIVPIDKASSNEWQVPEANVHGAKDGELVEAELAGPKARMGLPKARIVERLGDPSAPKAVSLIAIHQHGIPDHFPDAVIAEADSAKPMGLKGREDLRDLPLITIDPADARDHDDACFAHADEDPMNPGGHVIWVAIADVAAYVTPGSALDREARKRGNSSYFPDRVVPMLPDRLSGDLCSLHEGVPRPCLAVRLQIDAEGHKIGHRFVRGLMKSQASLHYGEVQEAMDGKITERTEPFLEDVIKPLYAAYEALKAARAARQPLDLDLPERKIVLDDKGKVASVNFRDRLDAHRLIEEFMVLANVAAAETLIKKRQPLLFRVHEEPSQDKLDALRDTAQAAGLNLAKGQVLQTRHLNALLNAAAGTDDAELINISTLRSMQQAYYYPENFGHFGLALRNYAHFTSPIRRYADLIVHRALITAHGWGKDGLSADEIERLEDTATHISATERRSMLAERDTTDRYLASYLAERVGNEFSGRISGIARFGAFVKLDETGADGLVPVRSIGQEYFHFDAQAGTLMGSDTGLLITIGQRVTVRLTEAAPVTGGLELELLALEGADLPKGRGGSRKGGRRRSPAGRTMTRSKAAKSKTKADKIKRKVTRKRK from the coding sequence ATGGCGCGTATACCCACAAAGGCCGAGATTCTGGAATGGATCTCCGCCCACCCGACTCAGACTTCTAAACGTGACATTGCCAAAGCCTTTGGCATCAAGGGCGCAGAGCGGATCGATCTCAAGCGCGTCTTGAAGGAGCTGGAGGCAGAAGGGCATCTCGAAAAGCGCAAACGCAGCTACACCGATCCGGACCGTTTGCCGCCAGTCTCAGTCTTGCTGGTCAAAGCGCCTGATGAAAATGGCGATCTCTTTGCGCAGCCACTTGAATGGCATGGCGAAGGGATTGAACCAATCGTAATGGTGATCCCGCGTGCCTCGGACCCGGCGCTTGGAGAAGGCGACCGGATCCTGGCGCGCCTCACGGTGGTGCAGGAAGAAGACCACAATTACGAGGCTCGGCTGATCCGGCGCATCGGAACCAATCCCAAACGCATTCTCGGGATCTTTCGTCAAGGCTCGGAAGGTGGGCGGATTGTGCCCATCGACAAGGCCAGCTCGAACGAATGGCAGGTGCCCGAGGCCAATGTACACGGCGCTAAAGATGGCGAGTTGGTCGAAGCCGAGCTTGCGGGTCCAAAGGCGAGAATGGGACTGCCCAAAGCCCGGATCGTTGAACGTCTGGGCGACCCCTCGGCACCCAAGGCGGTATCGCTGATCGCAATCCATCAGCACGGCATACCAGATCACTTTCCAGATGCGGTGATCGCAGAAGCCGACAGCGCCAAACCTATGGGGCTCAAGGGACGTGAAGACCTGCGGGATCTGCCGCTCATTACCATCGACCCAGCCGATGCACGCGATCATGATGATGCGTGCTTTGCCCATGCCGATGAGGATCCCATGAACCCCGGAGGCCATGTCATATGGGTCGCAATCGCCGATGTTGCCGCCTATGTGACACCCGGCTCAGCATTGGATCGCGAGGCGCGAAAACGGGGCAACTCCAGCTATTTTCCGGACCGGGTGGTGCCTATGCTCCCGGATCGTCTTTCGGGGGATCTGTGCTCGTTGCACGAAGGTGTGCCCCGCCCCTGTCTGGCCGTTCGCCTGCAGATCGACGCAGAGGGACACAAGATAGGCCACCGTTTTGTACGCGGTCTGATGAAATCGCAGGCTTCACTGCACTATGGCGAAGTGCAGGAGGCCATGGATGGTAAGATCACTGAGCGCACGGAACCGTTTCTCGAAGACGTGATCAAACCGCTCTATGCAGCCTATGAAGCCCTCAAGGCCGCCCGCGCCGCGCGTCAGCCGCTTGATCTCGACCTTCCCGAACGCAAAATCGTCCTCGATGACAAGGGTAAGGTCGCCTCCGTCAATTTCCGCGATCGCTTGGATGCTCATCGCCTGATCGAAGAGTTCATGGTGCTTGCAAATGTCGCAGCCGCTGAAACACTGATTAAGAAGCGCCAGCCGCTTTTGTTCCGGGTCCATGAGGAACCCAGCCAGGACAAGCTTGATGCCTTGCGTGACACTGCGCAGGCCGCTGGTCTCAACCTTGCAAAAGGGCAAGTGCTGCAGACCCGACACCTGAACGCCTTGCTGAATGCGGCGGCAGGCACAGATGATGCGGAGCTCATCAATATCTCCACGCTGCGCTCCATGCAGCAGGCCTATTACTATCCAGAGAACTTTGGGCACTTTGGTCTGGCTCTGCGCAATTACGCGCATTTCACCTCGCCCATCCGTCGCTATGCGGACCTGATCGTACACCGCGCCCTGATTACGGCGCATGGCTGGGGCAAAGATGGGCTCTCGGCGGACGAGATTGAGCGATTAGAAGATACAGCAACGCATATCTCGGCGACCGAGCGGCGCTCGATGCTGGCCGAGCGCGACACCACGGACCGCTATCTGGCCTCCTACCTCGCAGAGCGTGTGGGCAATGAGTTCTCCGGCCGGATCTCCGGGATCGCCCGTTTCGGGGCTTTTGTGAAACTGGATGAAACCGGCGCCGATGGGTTGGTGCCCGTTCGGTCGATCGGGCAGGAGTATTTCCATTTTGATGCACAGGCCGGCACATTGATGGGGTCGGATACCGGTCTGTTGATCACCATTGGCCAACGCGTGACCGTGCGCCTCACAGAGGCCGCGCCAGTCACCGGCGGGCTCGAATTGGAACTGCTGGCGCTTGAAGGCGCAGACCTGCCAAAAGGCCGTGGTGGAAGCCGCAAAGGCGGCCGCCGCCGCAGCCCGGCGGGACGCACCATGACCCGGAGCAAGGCCGCGAAATCCAAGACCAAAGCAGACAAGATCAAACGAAAAGTAACACGCAAGCGGAAGTAA
- a CDS encoding transporter substrate-binding domain-containing protein — MTLRSIWFCLVTVLMTLPALPLRAQELVVNTVTRPPFSMPVGEHETGFTMDLIREVSQRLGWDIQINRVDNFAQMLEEVERGEADMAAANISITAGREAVMDFSQPIFESGLQIMLHQDDVSEPSLISALMSWDLFAAIAIAFVLLLVGGMLMWVFERRAQPYFDRPLKDAWFPSFWWALNLVVNGGFEERVPRSALGRVFGVLLVLSSLFVVSVFVAKITAAMTVEAINGSVNSVNDLYGKRVGTIQGSTAAGFLDRREIDYVAFPGLDKMLEDFEDGDTRIVVFDAPVLNHYVKTDGAGIGHVMGRKFLTEYYGIIFPQGSDMVEPFNRALLKMQEDGAYETLYRKWFGQSF; from the coding sequence ATGACCCTGCGCTCTATTTGGTTTTGTCTTGTCACAGTGTTGATGACCCTTCCAGCCTTGCCGCTGCGCGCGCAGGAACTGGTGGTCAACACGGTTACCCGTCCGCCGTTTTCAATGCCGGTCGGAGAGCATGAGACGGGTTTTACCATGGATTTGATCCGCGAGGTCTCGCAACGCCTCGGTTGGGACATCCAGATCAATCGGGTCGATAACTTTGCGCAGATGCTCGAAGAGGTCGAACGCGGCGAGGCCGATATGGCGGCGGCAAACATCTCCATCACGGCCGGGCGTGAAGCGGTAATGGATTTCAGTCAGCCCATCTTTGAAAGCGGCCTGCAGATCATGCTGCATCAGGACGATGTGTCAGAGCCAAGCCTGATTTCGGCGCTGATGTCGTGGGATCTCTTCGCGGCCATCGCAATCGCATTTGTGCTCTTGCTGGTGGGCGGCATGCTTATGTGGGTGTTTGAGCGCCGAGCGCAGCCCTATTTTGATCGCCCGTTGAAAGATGCGTGGTTCCCATCTTTCTGGTGGGCTCTCAATCTGGTGGTGAACGGTGGTTTTGAAGAGCGGGTGCCGCGCAGCGCGCTTGGGCGGGTTTTTGGTGTTCTGCTGGTTCTCTCATCATTGTTCGTGGTGTCGGTCTTTGTCGCCAAAATCACCGCCGCCATGACCGTCGAGGCGATCAACGGGTCGGTGAATTCGGTGAACGACCTCTACGGCAAGCGCGTCGGCACGATCCAGGGCTCCACCGCGGCAGGATTTCTGGATCGTCGTGAAATCGACTATGTGGCGTTTCCGGGGCTCGATAAGATGCTCGAGGACTTTGAAGACGGCGATACGCGCATAGTCGTGTTTGATGCGCCGGTGCTCAACCACTACGTCAAAACCGACGGTGCGGGGATCGGGCATGTGATGGGGCGGAAGTTCCTGACGGAATACTACGGGATTATCTTCCCGCAGGGGTCCGACATGGTGGAGCCGTTCAATCGTGCCTTGCTGAAGATGCAGGAAGACGGCGCCTACGAGACGCTCTATCGAAAGTGGTTTGGTCAGAGTTTCTAG